CTGGGCGACCGTGGTCAGTGGCGGGCAGCTGTAGCGCGACAGGGGGTGATCGTCGTGACCGGCGATCCGGATGTCGGCATCGTCGCCATGGCCGACCTTCAGCCCCGCCTCCCATGCCGCGAGCAGCGCGCCGAAGGCGATCCGGTCGTTGGCGCAGAGCACGGTCCGGGGAAAGGCGGGACGGGAAAGGGCGGCCGTCATGCTCTCATGGCCGACGCGTTCGAATTCCCAGGTCGTCTCCGGCGGGATGTCGATGAACCGCGCCGGTTCGCGGAAGGCGGACATGGCGGCGGCATAGGCGTCGCGCCGGGCGCCGGCGTTCCTGTTGATGTCGGGCATGCCGAGATAGGCGGGCGCGGTGCCGGAGCGGCACAGGTAATCCACGATCAGATGGAAGGTCTGCACGTTGTCCGTCCCGACGAAGGGCATGTCGTGATCGGGCGAGCTGTCGACATAGACCAGCGGGATCCGCGCCTCGAGCCGCGCGAGATCGGCATTGCTGCGCGTCGCGCCGAGCGGCACCACGATCGCGCCGGCGACGCTGAGCGACTGGAGCCTGCCGATCGCCTCGGTCTCGAGATCGCTGTCGCCGTTCGAGGAGAGCACGAAGGGGAAATAGCCCGCATCCTGGGCGATATCCTCGATCCGTCTCGTCAGCTCCATGTAGAACGGATCGGTGGTGTTGGGGATGATCACGCCGAGGACGCGCGTCCTGCGGCGCTTGAGATTCGTCGCGAAGAGGTTCGGGCGGAAACCGGACTGCTCGACGGCCCGTTCGATCCGCGCGCGGGTCTTGGAGCGCACGGAGCCGGGATTGTTGAAATATTTCGAGACGGTCGGACGGGAGAGGCCGACATAGGACGCGAAGTCTTCCATCGTGCGAATGTCGGACGGGGTTTCCCCGTCCGGGTCCGGAATACGATCAGTTTCTCGCGCCAAGCCGTTCAGTCCTCACATGCGTGGATATAGTCAGCCACAAGATCCCCCACCGCCGCAAGGGCCAGATCCTTCGCCCTGGGGGGCAGTCTGCCGCTCCTGACATCGGCGTAGCGCGCGCCGAGGTACTGGCCGATGAGCGGCTCGGGCAGATCGACGCCCTCGAGCAGCGCGAAGAGCTCCCGTTCCGCCGCCCGTGCCTCGGGCACCGGCCAGTAATAGCGGATCCGGTCGGAATAGGAGAAATGCCGCATCATCGCGCGCGCGGCCTCGTCGCCTTCGTAGTAGCGGTCCCAGTTGCCGGGGGCGTCGGTCATGACCTTTTCCATCGCCTGCCGCAGCGTCGCATCGCGCGCGCCGGGGAAGAGTTCGGAGGCGATGGCGTCGAGCCCGTAGAGCGCCTCGCGCCAGCGAAAGGTCAGGCCGGGCCCGACCTTGAGGATGGCGAACCCGTCGCGCACCAGCGCCCGGAGGGTGTCGCGGGTCTGGTAATCGGTGGAATGCGCCTCGAAGACGAGGCCGGGCATGTCCTCGAGCGCCGCGCTCAGCGCGCGTGCCTTGCCGCTGTCGTAGTCGATGACGTTGTGGTTGCCGAATTCCACGCCGGGCTGCACCACGAGGGCGATCGCGCGGTCGAACGCCTCCGACAGGCCGCGTCGGGCAAAGGCCGCTTCATGCACGCGCCGCGTGATCCTGGCGGCCTCCGGGTCGGTGAGTTCGAGCTCGCCGATCTCCTCCATCGCGCCGCCCGGCACCGGAACCTCCGTGCCGATGACATAGACCGGCGGGGGAATGTCCCCGCCCGGCAGATGCGCCTCGGCCACATCGGCGAGCCGCGCCGCGCGCGCGGCGGTCTCCGCATCGTCCAGGGCCACGGGCTCGCCCGCGCACCCCATCGAGCAGTCGAGATGCAGCTTGGTGAAACCCGCGGCGGCGAAGGCGGCGATCATCACCGCGGCCTTGTCCATCGCCTCCTCGGCCGGAAGCGATTTCCACGGGTTCGGGCCAAGGTGATCGCCGCCGAGGATGAGGCGGGCGCGGGGAAAGCCTTCGCGTTCCGCGATGCCATGGACGAAATCGCGGAAATCCGCGGGGGTCATGCCGGTATAGCCGCCGTCCTGGTTGACCTGATTGCAGGTCGCCTCGACCAGGAGCGGCAGGGAGGTGGGGGCGGTGGCGCGCATCGCCGCCACGAGCACCTCGGGATGGGCGGAGCAGATGGAGGGGATGCCGGAGGCGCCCGCACGTCCGCGCCAGCCGGAGATGTCGGAGAGGAGGTTGGTCGACATGGTTTATCCTTTGCGCTCTTTCAGGAATGTCTCGAGCTCGGTGCGGGTCGCGGCGCCCTCCATCGGGCCGAGCTTCGTCACGGCATGGGCGCCGGCCGCGTTGGCGAGCCTCAGCGCCTCCCCGACCGGGGTGCCGTCGAGCCAGAGACCGACGAAGGCCCCGCCGAAACAGTCGCCGGCGCCGGTCGGGTCGATTTCCTCGACCGTGACCGGCGCCGCGTCGGTGCGGCCGCGGGCGTCGAAATGGCTCGCGCCCCGGTCGCCGCGCTTGAGCACGATCTCGGGAATGCCGCGGGCCAGCAGTTCGGCCACGGCGCCGGCCTCGTCGCGGGCGCGGGTGAACAGGAAGATCTCCTCCCCGGAGGGCAGGAAGACGTCGGTCATCTCGAGCACCGCCTCGAGCGCCGCGCGCAGGCCCGGTGCGTTCAGGATCTCCGGGCGCAGGTTCGGATCGAAGGAGAGGGTGCCGCCGCGGGCCTTGATCCGCGCGATCGCGGTCAGCACGAGCTGCGACAGGCCGGGGGCGGAGAGGGCGGTGCCCATGACGTGAATATGATCGGAGCGCGCGATCACCGCCTCGGCGGCGGGGGTGAGGGCGAGCGTGCCGCAGGCGCTATGGGCGATGTTGAACACGAAGGCGCGCGATCCGTCCTCGCGGTAGCGCACGAAGGCGGAGCCCGTCGGCGCGCCGTCGCGGGCGATCTCGATGCCCGAGACGTCCACCCCGTCGGCGGCGAGCCGGTCGAGGTTCACCCGGCCGAAATCGTCGTCGCCCACGCGGGAGATGATCGCCGCCGCGGCGCCGATCCGTGCCGCCTGGTCGACGAAGATCGCCGGCGCGCCGGAGGGGTAGGGTCCGGTCAGCGGCTGCGCCGCGCGGAAGCCGTCGCCCTTCGTGGTGGCGACGATTTCCACGAGGACTTCCCCGACCGTCAGGAGGCGTTTGCCTGCCATGGCTCAGGCCTTCCGCCGTTTGGAGCGCACGTCAAGCCAGACGGCCACGAGGATGACGAGCCCCTTCACGATGAGCTGGTAGAAATAGGGGACCGACAGCATGTTCATGCCGTTGTTCAGCGCACCGATGATGAGCGCGCCGATCAGCGTGCCGACCATCGTTCCGGTGCCGCCCGCGAGCGAGGTGCCGCCGAGGACCGCCGCGGCGATGGCGTCGAGTTCATAGCTCATGCCCGCGTTGGTCTGCGCCGAATAGAGCCGGGAGGAGAGCAGGATGCCGGAGATCGAGGCCATGAGGCCGGAGATCATGAAGATGACGATCTTCATCCGGTCGACCTTGATCCCGGAATAGAGCGCCGCCTCGCGGTTGCCGCCGGTGAGGTAGGTCCTCCGCCCGAAGGTCGTCTTCGACAGCAGGATGTGGTTGGCGAGGAACAGGGCGATCACGATCCAGATGATGATCGGCACGCCGAGCAGGCTGTTGGCGCCGATCGCGGTCCAGGTCGGATCCATGATCATCGCCGGTGCGCCGTTCGTGGGCAGGCTCACCATGCCGCGATAGATGCTCATGGTGGCGACCGTCACGATGAAGGAGGGCAGGAGGAGCTTTGCCGTCAGCACGCCGTTCAGCGCCCCCATGAGCGCGCCGGAGAGCAGCGTGAGCGCGAGCGCCGGGGCAAAGCCCCAGCCCAGCCCGATCACCTGTGCGCCGACCATCCCCGCGACGGCGATGATCGAGCCGACCGAGAGGTCGATCTCGCCCAGGAGAATGACCCAGGTCATGCCGAAGGCGGCGATGGCGATCACCGCGACCTGCTGGAGGATGTTCATCATGTTCGCGACGGACATGAAGCGCGGGTTGGAGAGGGAGAAGAAGACGCAGAGCACCACGAGGGCGAGGAAGATCCCGCCGTACTGGCGCATCATGCTCCTGACTGTGGCCAGCGGATCGGCCTTGTATCTGGTCGTCTCGGTCATTTGGTCTGTCCTGTTGCAAAGCTCATGACGCGCTCGGGCGTCAGGTCGGTACGGTCCGCGATCGTCTGGAGCCGGCCTTCGGACATCACCGCCACGCGGTCCGACAGGCCGAGCACCTCGGGAAGTTCGGAGGACACCATGACGATGGCGGTGCCCTCGGCGGCGAGGTCGCGGATGATGCGATAGATTTCGAATTTGGCGCCCACATCCACCCCGCGCGTCGGTTCGTCGAGGATGAGGACGCGCGGCCGGGTCATGAGCCACTTGGCCAGCACGACCTTCTGCTGGTTGCCGCCCGACAGCGTGCCCGCCGCGGCCTCGATGGAGGCGGCGCGCACGCCGAGGCGCGCGCTTTCCTCGCGCGCCTGCCGGCCCTCGAGGCGGCGGCGCAGGAAGCCGCGGGATGAGACGCGCCCGAGCGAGGCCATGGTGATGTTGTGGCGCAGGGACTGGCCGAGGACCAGGCCTTCCTCCTTGCGGTTTTCGGTGACGAAGCCGAGGCCGCGCGCGATGGCCTCCGCGGGCCCGGACAGCGTCAGCGGCGCGCCGTCGAGGCGCACCTCGCCCTCGGCGCGGGTCATGCCGAAGAGCGCCTTCATCACCTCCGAGCGCCCGGAGCCGACCAGTCCGAAGAAGCCGAGGATCTCGCCCGGTTTCACCGCGAAGGAGATGTCATGGAACTCCGCCTCCCGGCTGAGCCCCGACACCTCGAGCACCGGCGCGACGCCGGCACCGGGCGCGGGGCCGAGGCGGGGCGGGTAGATCTCGGTCATTTCCCGCCCGACCATGAGCGCGATCAGCTCGTCGATGCCGGTCCTGTCCTTCTCGAGCGTCGCGACATATTCGCCGTCGCGCATCACCGTGATGTCGTCGGACAGGCGCAGGATCTCCTCCATCCGGTGCGAGATGTAGATCACCGCCTTGCCCGCCTGTGTCAGCCGGCCGATGATGCCGAACAGGATCTCCGCCTCCGCATCCGAAAGCGAGGAGGTCGGCTCGTCCAGGATGACGATCTTCGCGTCGTGGCTCAGGCCCTTGGCGATCTCGACGAGCTGGCGTTGGGCGATCGACAGATCCCCGACGCGGGCGCGCACATCGACCGGAAGCCCGAGTTCGCGCACGAGCGCCTCGGCGCGTTCGATGAGCCTGCGGTCGGAGATGAAGCCGAAGCGGGCGGGTTCGCGCGTCGCGAGGATGTTCTCGGCCACGGTCAGCGTGTTGGCGAGGCTCAGCTCCTGGAACACGATCGACAGCCCGCGCTCGGCGGCCTGCTGCGGGTTGGCGGGGGCGAAGGGGCGGCCGTCGAGCGTGATCGTGCCGCCCGTGGCCGGCTGGACGCCGGCGAGGATCTTCATCAGCGTGGATTTGCCCGCGCCGTTCTCGCCGAGGAGCGTGTGCACGCGCCCCCGGCGCACGTCGAGATCCATGCGCCTGATCGCGGTGATCGGACCGAAGGTCTTGCTGACGTCACGCAGCGACAGCACGACGTCGTTCGGGGTCTCAGCCATGCGGCCACCCTCTCGTCTGGTATTGGAAAAACGTCCCGCGCCGCCGAAGGGGAGGGAGGGGCGGCGCGGGAGCGGGGGCAGCCTTACTGTCCGGTGTAGACGCCGGGGACGATCGGCTGCTCCGCCTCCACCTCCTCGCCGTTCATGACGGCGATGGCGGTGTCGATGGCCTGTTTGCCCATCTCGCCGGGGAACTGCTGGATCACGCCGACCATGACCGGATCCGTGTCGACGGCGTTGCGGGC
The nucleotide sequence above comes from Celeribacter indicus. Encoded proteins:
- a CDS encoding LacI family DNA-binding transcriptional regulator gives rise to the protein MARETDRIPDPDGETPSDIRTMEDFASYVGLSRPTVSKYFNNPGSVRSKTRARIERAVEQSGFRPNLFATNLKRRRTRVLGVIIPNTTDPFYMELTRRIEDIAQDAGYFPFVLSSNGDSDLETEAIGRLQSLSVAGAIVVPLGATRSNADLARLEARIPLVYVDSSPDHDMPFVGTDNVQTFHLIVDYLCRSGTAPAYLGMPDINRNAGARRDAYAAAMSAFREPARFIDIPPETTWEFERVGHESMTAALSRPAFPRTVLCANDRIAFGALLAAWEAGLKVGHGDDADIRIAGHDDHPLSRYSCPPLTTVAQNYGEIARVAMQKLIRRLEGREETGERHMLLRGDLILRRSA
- a CDS encoding D-tagatose-bisphosphate aldolase, class II, non-catalytic subunit, yielding MSTNLLSDISGWRGRAGASGIPSICSAHPEVLVAAMRATAPTSLPLLVEATCNQVNQDGGYTGMTPADFRDFVHGIAEREGFPRARLILGGDHLGPNPWKSLPAEEAMDKAAVMIAAFAAAGFTKLHLDCSMGCAGEPVALDDAETAARAARLADVAEAHLPGGDIPPPVYVIGTEVPVPGGAMEEIGELELTDPEAARITRRVHEAAFARRGLSEAFDRAIALVVQPGVEFGNHNVIDYDSGKARALSAALEDMPGLVFEAHSTDYQTRDTLRALVRDGFAILKVGPGLTFRWREALYGLDAIASELFPGARDATLRQAMEKVMTDAPGNWDRYYEGDEAARAMMRHFSYSDRIRYYWPVPEARAAERELFALLEGVDLPEPLIGQYLGARYADVRSGRLPPRAKDLALAAVGDLVADYIHACED
- a CDS encoding tagatose kinase, which produces MAGKRLLTVGEVLVEIVATTKGDGFRAAQPLTGPYPSGAPAIFVDQAARIGAAAAIISRVGDDDFGRVNLDRLAADGVDVSGIEIARDGAPTGSAFVRYREDGSRAFVFNIAHSACGTLALTPAAEAVIARSDHIHVMGTALSAPGLSQLVLTAIARIKARGGTLSFDPNLRPEILNAPGLRAALEAVLEMTDVFLPSGEEIFLFTRARDEAGAVAELLARGIPEIVLKRGDRGASHFDARGRTDAAPVTVEEIDPTGAGDCFGGAFVGLWLDGTPVGEALRLANAAGAHAVTKLGPMEGAATRTELETFLKERKG
- a CDS encoding ABC transporter permease produces the protein MTETTRYKADPLATVRSMMRQYGGIFLALVVLCVFFSLSNPRFMSVANMMNILQQVAVIAIAAFGMTWVILLGEIDLSVGSIIAVAGMVGAQVIGLGWGFAPALALTLLSGALMGALNGVLTAKLLLPSFIVTVATMSIYRGMVSLPTNGAPAMIMDPTWTAIGANSLLGVPIIIWIVIALFLANHILLSKTTFGRRTYLTGGNREAALYSGIKVDRMKIVIFMISGLMASISGILLSSRLYSAQTNAGMSYELDAIAAAVLGGTSLAGGTGTMVGTLIGALIIGALNNGMNMLSVPYFYQLIVKGLVILVAVWLDVRSKRRKA
- a CDS encoding sugar ABC transporter ATP-binding protein, translating into MAETPNDVVLSLRDVSKTFGPITAIRRMDLDVRRGRVHTLLGENGAGKSTLMKILAGVQPATGGTITLDGRPFAPANPQQAAERGLSIVFQELSLANTLTVAENILATREPARFGFISDRRLIERAEALVRELGLPVDVRARVGDLSIAQRQLVEIAKGLSHDAKIVILDEPTSSLSDAEAEILFGIIGRLTQAGKAVIYISHRMEEILRLSDDITVMRDGEYVATLEKDRTGIDELIALMVGREMTEIYPPRLGPAPGAGVAPVLEVSGLSREAEFHDISFAVKPGEILGFFGLVGSGRSEVMKALFGMTRAEGEVRLDGAPLTLSGPAEAIARGLGFVTENRKEEGLVLGQSLRHNITMASLGRVSSRGFLRRRLEGRQAREESARLGVRAASIEAAAGTLSGGNQQKVVLAKWLMTRPRVLILDEPTRGVDVGAKFEIYRIIRDLAAEGTAIVMVSSELPEVLGLSDRVAVMSEGRLQTIADRTDLTPERVMSFATGQTK